Within the Deltaproteobacteria bacterium genome, the region CGTACAGGCGGAACGGCAGGGCGGAGGAGGAAAGGCGCGCGAGTCCCTTCCGCCGCGCGTCCGCGCCGCCGGGGAGCTTGCCGTCCCCGACCTCCGCGGCGAGGATCCCCCACGCCGTCTTCGTGACGAGAACGTGCAGGTCCGCGCCGCGCGCGAGGAGCAGGGCGAGGGTGCGGACGCCGTACACCGCGCCGCTGGCGCCCGAAATGCCGAGAAGAACCTTCATGGGCGGCCCCGCAACACCAGGTCGAGGTAGGTGAACAGGCAGAACGCGATGCTCACGACCCCGTTCAGGTTGAAGAACGCCACGTTCAGCCGCGAGAGATCGTCCTTCCGGACGATCGCGTGCTCGTACCCCAGCACGGCGGCGCACAGGGCGAGCCCCGCGAGATACCACCCGCCCAGTCCGAACACATGATACCCCACCAGGAGGAAGCCCGCCATCGCCAGGTGGAACACCCGGGCGACCCACAGCGAGGGGCCCACTCCGAGGGACCGCGGGATCGAGTGGAGGCCCTCCCGCCGGTCGAAGTCTATGTCCTGCAGCGCGTAGAGGACGTCGAACCCGCCTACCCAGAACAGGACGGCGAGGCAGATCCAGAGCACCCGCGCATCCACCCCTCCCGTCACGGCGATCCACGCCGCCAGCGGCGCCGCCCCGAGGCACGCGCCGAGGATGAGGTGCGACGCCCACGTGAACCGCTTCATGTACGAGTAGGAGAAGAGCAGCAGGAGCAGGACCGGGGTGAGCTGGAGGCAGAGCGCGTTGAGCTTCGCGGCGGAAAGGGCGAGCAGCGCCACGGACATCAGGATGAAGACGCACGCCATCGGCCGGCTCACCTGCCCCGACGGGATCGCGCGGCCCCTCGTCCGGGGGTTCTTCGCGTCGATCTCCGCGTCCACCAACCGGTTGAATCCCATGGCGGCGGCGCGCGCCCCCACCATCGCGAGGACGACGTAGAAGACGGTCCGGGCCGGGGGAAGCGCGTTCCGCGCGCCGAGCTCCCGGGCCGCGAGGAACATCCCCGTCAGGGCGAAGGGGAGCGCGAAGACGGTGTGCGCCACCTTGACCATCTCGAGGTAGACGCCGATGCGGCGGAAGACGCTCAGAAGCCGTACTCCTTCCACCGGCGGGTGACGAGGTCGGTGATCTCCCGGGGCATCGCGATGTCCCCGGGCCACTCGCGCGCGAACCCTTCCGACGCCCATTTCCGCGTCGCGTCGATCCCCATCTTCGAGCCGTAGTGCGGGATCGGGGAGGCGTGCTCGAGGGCGTCCACGGGACCGTCCACGATCATCGTGTCCCGGCGCGGGTCGACGTTGTTCCCGATCCGCCAGAGCGCTTCGCTCATGTCCTGGATGTTCACGTCGGAGTCGAAGATCACGACGAACTTGGAGAACATGAGCAGGCCCAACCCCCACACGGCGCACATCACCTTCCGCGCGTGGCCGGGATACCGCTTGTCGATGGAGAAGAAGGCGAAGTTGTGGAAGATCCCCTCGATCGGGAGGTTCATGTCCGTCACCTCGGGGACGATCTTCCGCAGGAGCGGGAGGAAGATCCGCTCCGTCGCTTTCCCGAGGTAGACGTCCTCCATCGGCGGCTTCCCGACGATCGTCGCCGGATAGATCGGGGCCTTCCGCCGCGTGACGCACGTCAGGTGGAAGACGGGGTACCGGTCGGCGAGGGAGTAGTACCCCGTGTGGTCGCCGAAGGGACCCTCGACCCGCTGCTCGTCGGGGTCGACGTATCCTTCGAGGATCACCTCGGCGTGCGCGGGGACCTCGATGTCGATCGTTTTGCAGCGAACGAGTTCCACCGGCTCCTTCCTCAGGAAACCGGAGAACATCATCTCGTCCATGTCCTCGGGCAGCGGCGCGGAGGCCGCGTAGATCGTCGCCGGATCGCCGCCGAGGGCGACCGCCACGGGCATCCGTTCCCTCTTTTCCCGGAAGCCCCGGTAATGCTGCGCCCCCCCCTTGTGCACGTGCCAGTGCATTCCCGTCGTCGTTTCGTCGTAGACGTGCATCCGGTACATCCCGACGTTCCGGCGTCCCGTCTTCGGGTCCTTCGTGAAGACCAGCGGGAGCGTGATGAACGGCCCGCCGTCGCCGGGCCAGGTCTTCACCACCGGAAGGAACGACAGGGAGGGGTGGTCCTTCTCGACCACCTCCTGGCACGGGGCGGAGGAGACGATCTTCGGGACGAAGTCGGCGAGCCGCGCGAGCTTCGGGAGCATCTTGAGCTTCTCGAGGAAGTTTGTGGGGATTTCCGGTTCGATCACCTCCCGGACGCGCTCCGCGATGTCGTCGAGCCGCGGTACGCCCAGCGCGAAGCACATCCGCTCCATCGTGCCGAAGAGGTTCATCGCCAGCGGCACCGACGTTCCCCGGACGTTCTCGAAGAGGATCGCCGGCCCCCCGGCCTTCACCGCCCGATCGGCGATCTCGGCCGCCTCGAGCTCCGGGGAGACCTCGGACGATATGCGCTTGAGCTCGCCGCGCTTTTCAAGGGCGGCGAGATAGTCGCGCAGGTCGCGAAACGCCATCGTCTCTCCTTTCCGCGGGAAGGCTAGTGCAGATGGGCCATCATAACACCGCTTCAATAATCGTCGCTCCATCTTGACCGTACACGGACCACCGGGGTAGGCTTGTATTGAGGGGGATATTCGAATTGAAGAAAACATCGAAACTGTTCAAGGCGCTCTCCGACGAGACCCGCCTGCGGATCCTGAAGATGCTCGAGGCGAGGCCCCTGTGCGTGTGCGAGATCCAGCACGTGCTGAAGGGGTCCCAGCCGAACGTGTCCCATCACCTGAAGACGCTCGCCGACGCGGGGTTGGTCGATTCGAAGCGGGACGGCCTGTGGATCGCCTACCGGATCGCGGATACGCCCGAAACCCCGCTGCACGCCGCCGCGTTGGCGCTCCTTCGCCGCTCGCTGAAAAGCGACGAGCGGGTGAAGAAGGACCGGACCGTCGTGAAAAGCGTCAACCGGATCGAGATCGCCCTGCGGAAGTAACGCTCCGCCGTTCAATCCTGCGAAGATTTGAGGGTCACCCGCGTCGCCCCCCAACCGCCGGCTTCTGGCGGGGCGTCCGAATAGCTCTCGACGGACGGGTGGCGCGCGAGCAGCGCGCGGACCGCCGCGCGCTGGGTCCCCGTTCCCTTCCCGTGGATCAGCCGCACCTCCCGGTACCGTTTTCGCGCCGCAGCTTCGAGATACTCCTCCACCACGGAGACAACGTCCCGTGGCGTGAAGGTATGGAGATCGATGCTCTCCTCCACCGGCATGCGGTGCGGGGGCGGTTCCCCGGGGGGATCCGGCCGCGTCACGACCCGGGGGATAGGACGGACGCCACCTGGTACAGCGACGGGACCGGCGGGGACGCGAAGATCAGCGGGGTCTGGTTCTTCTTCGCGATCTCCCGCAGGTCCTCGAAGGGGATCTTCGCGAAGGCGGCGACGACCGCGGGGTCGAAGTGGGTGTCCGACTCCTCCCTGATCTTGGCGAGGGCGGCCGTATGGGAGCGGGCCGTGTGGTACGCCCGGTCGGTGGTCAGCGCGTCGTAGACGTCGATCACGGCGAAGAGCCGCGCCCCGAGCGGGATCTGGGCGCCTTTCAGCTTCCTTGGGTACCCGCCCCCGTCGTACCGCTCATGATGGGACAGGACGATCTCGGTCGAGCCGCGGAGGAATTCGATCTTCCGCAGCATCCGCGCCCCCACTTCCGGGTGGTTGCGCATCACCACCCACTCCTCCTCGGACAGCCGCCCGGGCTTCAGAAGCACGTCGTCGGGGATGCCGATCTTCCCCACGTCGTGGAGGAGGGCGCCGCGCCAGAAGACGTCGAACGTGTCCCTGTCCCGGATCCCGACCTCCCGCGCCAGGCGCAGCGTGTAGTCCGCCACCCGCTGGGAGTGGACCCCGGTGTTGTGCTCCCGCACGTCGAGAGCGGCCGCCAGGGCCAGCAGGGTGTTGTCGTTCGCGACCTCGATCTGCCCGACGAACCGTTTCTGCTGTTCGAAGAAACTCGCCGAAAGACCCCCCACCAGCCAGAAGACGGCGACTTCTCCGACCCGCTCGACCTGGGAGGAAACCTCCACCGGCCAGGCGTTGCCGGCCAGTCCCCCGCACACGATCGTGGCGAACACCGTGGAGGCGGCGGCGCCACGCGCGCCGAACCACATCGCGGAGAGAAGGATGGGGAAGAGGAAGAGCTTCCGGATCATCTCCCGGGACCGGATCCACTCGGAAGTTTTTTCGGGGAGGGAGGAAAGGACGACGGTGATGGCGATCAGGAGGATGGCGGCGGCCACCAGCCGCGCCATCGGTCCGGAAAACCCGAAGATCGACTCTTCCCGGGAGTAGTCGCCCATGTCCGACATAGTACCGCAACCGATCGATTACGATAAGATAACTCTCATGTCGAAAACCGTGATCCTCGGGACGGCCGGGCACATCGACCACGGGAAGAGTTCCCTCGTGCGCGCGCTGACCGGCACCGACCCCGACCGGCTGAAGGAGGAGAAGGAGCGGGGGATCACGATCGAGCTCGGGTTCGCGCGCCTCTCCCTCCCATCGGGAACGCTCGCCGGCATCGTCGACGTGCCGGGACACGAGCGGTTCGTCCGGACGATGGTGGCCGGGGCGGCGGGGGTCGACATCGTCCTGCTCGTCGTTGCCGCGGACGAGGGGGTGATGCCGCAAACGCGCGAGCATCTCGACATCTGCCGCCTTCTCGCGGTGCGCCACGGGATCGTCGTCCTCAACAAGTGCGACAAGGCGGAGAGCGAGTGGATGGACCTCCAGGAGGAGGAGATCCGCGCGGTCGTCCGGGGAACGTTCCTCGAAGGCGCCCCGATCGTCCGGGTTTCCGCCGCTACCGGGGAGGGGCTCCCCGACCTGGTTTCCGCCCTGGACCGGATCGCCACCGGGATCCAGGGGAAAGATTCGTCGGACCTGTTCCGCCTCCCCGTGGACCGCTCCTTCTCGATGAAGGGGTTCGGCACCGTGGTCACGGGAACGGTGATCGGCGGGACGGTCGCGACGGGCGAGGAGGTGGCGATCCTCCCCGGGGGGACGGTCGCGAAGGTGCGCGGGCTCCAGGTCCACGGCGGCCCGGTGGAACGGTCGTCCGCGGGGACCCGCACCGCGGTCAACCTGCAGGGGGTGGAGAAGGAAAGCGCCCCGCGCGGGTCGGTGCTGTGTCATCCCGGGACGTTCTCCCCCACGAAGTCCGCGGAAGTTTTCGTCGAGTACCTTCCGCTGGTCCCGAAGCCGCTGCGCCACCGGGGCCAAGTCTCCTTCCACGCGGGGACCTTCTCCTGCGTCGGGAGGATCCTCCTCTACGGGCAGGTCGAAATCCCGCCGGGAGGCTCGGGGTACGGCCGGGTGCTCCTCTCCGAAGAGACGGTCCTCGCGGGCGGCGACCGGTTCATCCTGCGGGGGTTCTCCCCGCTGGCGAATTTCGGCTACACCATCGGTGGCGGAGCCGTGCTGCACCCGAAACCGCCCGCCCGAAGGGGGGCCGGGAAGGCGGTCCCGGAAGCTCTTCCCCGGTTGCGCTCGGAAGACCCCTCGGAGCGCCTTCTGGCGACGGTGGAGGATGCCGGTACGGCCGGCGTCACTCCC harbors:
- a CDS encoding Smr/MutS family protein, which codes for MPVEESIDLHTFTPRDVVSVVEEYLEAAARKRYREVRLIHGKGTGTQRAAVRALLARHPSVESYSDAPPEAGGWGATRVTLKSSQD
- a CDS encoding metalloregulator ArsR/SmtB family transcription factor, yielding MKKTSKLFKALSDETRLRILKMLEARPLCVCEIQHVLKGSQPNVSHHLKTLADAGLVDSKRDGLWIAYRIADTPETPLHAAALALLRRSLKSDERVKKDRTVVKSVNRIEIALRK
- a CDS encoding HD-GYP domain-containing protein; this encodes MSDMGDYSREESIFGFSGPMARLVAAAILLIAITVVLSSLPEKTSEWIRSREMIRKLFLFPILLSAMWFGARGAAASTVFATIVCGGLAGNAWPVEVSSQVERVGEVAVFWLVGGLSASFFEQQKRFVGQIEVANDNTLLALAAALDVREHNTGVHSQRVADYTLRLAREVGIRDRDTFDVFWRGALLHDVGKIGIPDDVLLKPGRLSEEEWVVMRNHPEVGARMLRKIEFLRGSTEIVLSHHERYDGGGYPRKLKGAQIPLGARLFAVIDVYDALTTDRAYHTARSHTAALAKIREESDTHFDPAVVAAFAKIPFEDLREIAKKNQTPLIFASPPVPSLYQVASVLSPGS
- a CDS encoding menaquinone biosynthesis decarboxylase — encoded protein: MAFRDLRDYLAALEKRGELKRISSEVSPELEAAEIADRAVKAGGPAILFENVRGTSVPLAMNLFGTMERMCFALGVPRLDDIAERVREVIEPEIPTNFLEKLKMLPKLARLADFVPKIVSSAPCQEVVEKDHPSLSFLPVVKTWPGDGGPFITLPLVFTKDPKTGRRNVGMYRMHVYDETTTGMHWHVHKGGAQHYRGFREKRERMPVAVALGGDPATIYAASAPLPEDMDEMMFSGFLRKEPVELVRCKTIDIEVPAHAEVILEGYVDPDEQRVEGPFGDHTGYYSLADRYPVFHLTCVTRRKAPIYPATIVGKPPMEDVYLGKATERIFLPLLRKIVPEVTDMNLPIEGIFHNFAFFSIDKRYPGHARKVMCAVWGLGLLMFSKFVVIFDSDVNIQDMSEALWRIGNNVDPRRDTMIVDGPVDALEHASPIPHYGSKMGIDATRKWASEGFAREWPGDIAMPREITDLVTRRWKEYGF
- the ubiA gene encoding putative 4-hydroxybenzoate polyprenyltransferase → MEGVRLLSVFRRIGVYLEMVKVAHTVFALPFALTGMFLAARELGARNALPPARTVFYVVLAMVGARAAAMGFNRLVDAEIDAKNPRTRGRAIPSGQVSRPMACVFILMSVALLALSAAKLNALCLQLTPVLLLLLFSYSYMKRFTWASHLILGACLGAAPLAAWIAVTGGVDARVLWICLAVLFWVGGFDVLYALQDIDFDRREGLHSIPRSLGVGPSLWVARVFHLAMAGFLLVGYHVFGLGGWYLAGLALCAAVLGYEHAIVRKDDLSRLNVAFFNLNGVVSIAFCLFTYLDLVLRGRP